The following is a genomic window from Aquila chrysaetos chrysaetos chromosome 2, bAquChr1.4, whole genome shotgun sequence.
GGGGACAAGCACCGCTTCTAAGTCCACACTACAAAATTCTACTACATCAGAGCAAGTCATGAAAACATAACCTAGTTTTAACCTAAATATTCTCAAAATTATCACTGAATTACAGAAGAAGTAGGAGACTTTTCCTTTACAGACCTTGCTGTAAAGCACACATGCAACTAGTTGCCTCTGTATAGGACCACTACCTATGAAAAGCGTACATATCTgattacagaaaacaggaagttctgaaaaatctataAAGCTCCTGAGAAAGCATATAAATTTGTataaattttgaaattctgtCAAACTTCTTTGTTATTACTTCTGCAATAATTTGTCATCATAGCTTTTCTAGGTGAAGAACGTCTAAGATACTATTCAGCACTGAACTAGAGTTTTATGCTGTCCCACACACAGCAAGGACATTACACAGAGTACGGAAGTCAGTTTGCCATTCCAGTCTTAGATTAGGTATCAGTCAGTATGACAAGAATATAAAGTGCGTATTAGTGGCTGGTCTGCTAGGCATCAAGCCCCCTTCACCAGATAAGGCTTTTAGTCATCATAAACGGATACCACTTCACCTACAAGACAATGAAATACTTAGTGCTATTGCATcaagaacaaaacaattttagttacattaaaattatttcagacaaaaCGAAgctgaagatattttaaaattaagaacttCTCATAGGTGCCTAAAACTTTGCATCCATTTTAAACTATGAAGCACTTCTCCAAAGAGAAGTAATTTCTAAAGTATTCAGTGCACTTTTGATTTCAAAGTCTTTAATAGCTGGTCTTAACGACATTCTGTACTACAAGAAGTTTCTACTAAGTTTAATGTACTACTTTTCAATGTAAAACAAGTTCAAAATTGACTTCAGCTTGAAGTTCTGTTCTTATCTCTAGAAGGTCTAGCACCTCTAAAGGTTCAAAGCCCATTGacaataaaaggatttttcaaATCAAGAAACGAATAGCCTGTCCTATGTCTTTTTTCGCCGGGGGGGCAAGGAGGAATCAATTTTCTAcagtaagaacaaaaaaaaaaaaaaaaaaaatcaagaacgttcttgtttgttttaaacaagaaCATAAAGTGTATATGTAAAAACTGGTATTGGCAGAAACTTCTGAAGTTTAACTGATAGGATCACCACAAAACTAAAGTCCTTTTCCTCAGTTCTAAAGTTTTCTTTACAAAGAGAATAACTTCTGATACCTTTTGCCTGgattaggaaaaggaaaattaaattaaaatcttctgATACTGACATACTGGACACAAACGCAACCATCTGGAATTGTGGCCTAACAACACCTGTATGTATAAAGAGTGCTTATGATAAGTTAGTGTTCAAGACTAGAGAACTCTCATGCACTGTCAGCAACACTGGTTAAGTCTCAGTCAAAAACCTAAGCCATCAGAGACCATTATAAATTACTATACTGGAGCAAGATACTACTATTATAGCAGACAATCCTTTTATTTCCCTATTTGGGTTTGTATTttgaatatcttttttttttaaaaggagagacACACTAGCTTGAAtgtaaaagactgaaaaaaccATACAAAACCCAGACTAACCAGAGGATGCCTTATGGCAAGTTTCAATATTTAGAATGGATACCTAAACtatgtaaacagaaaacagattctccagaaaaatgttcttaacaCCCAACTAAACATGGACAGTAATAAAATGGCTGACACAAATGCAAAGTCACAGGCTAGCTTACTGCATGGCATCACATTTCTCTGCACATCTCTCATTGGGAGAAAATACATCTCTGCCTAAGTGTCAACTGACACAAATGtcagtgaaaatacaaataagtaAAGCTGGATGGATGAGGGCAAAGGGGGTGGTTCATCTTCCTGATACTCAAAAATCACCAGTACCTTAACTAATGACCATTATAACTGCAAGGCAGACATTTAACTCAGACTGGAAGAGAAGGAACTGTACAGTCTTGCATACAATACCTCAGCTCCTCAAATCATGTCATGTCTCACAAGATTAGCATGGGAATTCTTTCCCCGCTGTGACGTACCCTTTTTATACCGACCAGTTACTGGCTGACATAATCCAGCTACAAGTCTGATGAACTGTGTGTATGAACAGTTCGTATGTTTTTGTCTTGTCACCAAGAAAAGATGATAGGTTGACTCTAGAAGAGTCTGAGAAAGATTAACAGTGTATCTTTTGAAAGCAGTGTTCCTGTTTTCTCGGCAACTTCTCCcaaaatagtaaaaatgaagttaagcAAGTTAATCGCTCCAAGGCAGATGATCCATCAGGCTACAGGCACCAAAACCATTGTTTTGGTTGTGTATTATAGACATCTGAAGAGATCAGGGCAAAGGGGATACCCAGTTTGCCTTCAGCGGTACATTTTTGAGAGCAGATCAAAGATCACACAACTTCCGACAGCATAAGGTACTGAAGCAAATCTGAATTAAGGTTTGAACAGTTAATCATTAGCAGCCAAAAAATTATTGAAGCCACATTATTTATGAatataatttctattaaatgtTAAGTCTTAATAATGCCAATACTGGTACTCTACAGGTCAGTAAACTAATCAGTACAACTGGGTAGCAGTGCCTAAAAAAGAACAGGGAGATACTCTACATGCAGTTTTAAGTACATTAAGAAAGACTTGTTTCAGTCTTAAAGCCCCTCTTTAAATTACACAGCTGAGGACTGCTGCCAAGGACTTGAGTGTGAACTTGGAGTCACCTTAATAGCATTCATATTAATAAATACTACATGAGTTATGGAGAtcttgaaaactgttttaaccATGTtctaccaaaacaaaataaatgttctttacCTCTATTCCATCAAAACAAAGTTTAATAACTGGGACAAAAGCTTCTTCAACAGCCTGAGGGgagaaaagttgtattttattttcagtagagAGAAGAACATTTACAAGCAATAGCTAGCAGGTCTAAACAATCACAATGAAATGCTGTTTACAcagatgcttttctgttttcaggtcAATTTTTGTCAGCAATGTCTTTCTCCACCATTGAGGATTTATGCAGTAAGCACTGATCTACTACATGCTACAACTGTCTAGATGTTAATTATAACCCAAACTCATACCAACCAGCTCTGATGATGTTACCTCAAGGTCCAACTGTTTCTCACTACGTGTAGGACATGATCAAGCATCTTTTACTCTTCACAGGATCTCTTAAGTATTCTAAGGCCAACCTATGGGGATTCTTAGTCTAAGAGTTCTCTTACTTCTATTGTTTCTGCAGTCAGTTTTTTTATGAGAAATGACAAGGAGACAACTGTGTAACTAAGCAGTCTGACTTCACCTAAACCAGTTGCAAGTTACCACTCTCCAGAGCTTGAGCATCTTTTCTAAATGTTGTCATTAATAAGGTACTCTGACAAACAGCATCCATGATGAAACTAGGGAACCTGATGTCTACTCTGCAATCAGCTAGGAATACCaccatgtcctggtttcagctgggacagagttaattttctttctagtagctggtatagtgttatgtcttggattcagtatgagaataatcTTGGtaacacattgatgttttcagttgttcctaagCAGTGgttagactaagtcaaggatttttcagcttctcatgaaATTCAtttcagccagcaagaaggctggaggggcacaagaagttgagaggggacacagccaggacagctgacccaaaatggccAAAGGGGTACTGGGGGGAGTTGGTGTGGGGGGCAGaaatcactgctcgggaactaactgggcatcagtcagcaagtggtgagcaactgcactgtgcatcacttgttttgtatattccaatccttttattagtaacgtcaatttattattgttattagtttcttccttcctgttccATTAAGCTGTTCTTACCTCTGCCCTCAagtttcacctttttccttctgattctctcccccatgcatgtgagtgagcagctgcacggtgcttagttgctggctggggttaaaccatgacacaccTTCCTGAACTGAGCATCTAAAGTAAATGCAGACCTGCAGAGCACTGTTTTTGTAAAAGCGAAGAACACTGCATACCTCCAAATAAGAAGTGTTAGGAACTGCCAGAGGCTAAACACAGTTCTAAGAGTGTTCCAACTCTTAACAAGAGGAGGAGACAACACTACTCTATACACTTAACCTTAGTTAAGGTTACCTTAATGTTACTGGTTGGCAGGATGGATCCTAAGCAAAACATGAAGTTCACAAGTCTCTCAGACTCACTCACTAGAGCAACCATTAAGAAAGTCTAGGTTCCCTAAAGATGGAGATGTACAAACTTTCTTAGACCTAGCTGCAAtgattttaaagtgttttgacACCCTTACCTAAAGGTTATTCATATCACTGCAGAGCTACGCTGAACAGCGTACATTGACCTACCTTGACGCTAAATCAACTACAGTAGCTTGAGTTAGATAGAGTTTATAGCAAAGTTAACtggaaatttgaaaaatcagaatcCCCTTAATTATAGCATGTGGATTTAAAGATTACTAAAAGTGTTCAGATAATAAACCATTCAAAACAGTTCAGTGCATAAAGTATTACCACTGCATGTTTACACTACCCTGGTAGTTACCAGCTACAGGATGCACAGAGTGGAAGAATGCTGCAGACAGTTCCATTTATTTTAGGGGAGCAAGACTAAACCAAACAATGTTTAAGATTTGCCAGCAACTAtcttcatctaaaaaaaaaaaaccaaaacaattgcagcagagaaaatttACTCCGAGCCAGCACTAAGAAGATTAAAGCTCCCACCAGTTGACCTAGGGAGGCTTGTCATTTAGGTGcaatagaaacaaaatactgtatACCAGTGTGTCTTCCACTCCTACAAGGGTAAATCTTCATCTTTCCATGCTAAAAATCTTGGACAAGCATCTAATAATGAGACACACCAAAAATGCAACTTCCATTTTCGCATGCACAGTTGACAGCCAATATAGAAGGTTTAGTTAATATCAACCACTGCAATTGTTTATATAAGCATGAAATTATAAAAACAGCAGCATAACTGTATGCTTTAAAACCTTCAATAAACACACACAAGTTTGGTCCTGATCCTTTTCAAGCTAACACATTTGTGTCTGCCTGCTGCTagagaggaagcagaaattTTGCAATACTAACACACATGCTAGATCATTCTGCCACCCAGATTTTTAAACGAGTGTCTCTATTAAGCAGGAACAGAGGAAATTTGGAAGAATCTCTATTTCAACTATGAAGATAGGCTTTGCTGCAGGTAACTAAAAATCTACCGCAAGCCTTAATAGTAAAgatatatttacttatttaatgCATCATCTTTCACTATTAACTTTTCAGCATCATCAGTTCAACTAGCTGTATCAGGCAGTTCACATACCCTCAGATCTTTTACTTCTTCttgttgtttcagtttttcataaAACGATGTGaaaaaatcacttctttcaACATGTCTTGGTGCAACACACAGGGCATCAATATCAGCACCTGAAATTGTTTATTAGCACAAGTCAGTTACACTTCACACACATGAAATGCCAGCAATAGCcagaggtttgggttttggttttttttttaaactaaacagGAAAATCTAGCTTCGCTTCCTGTAGAATGGCTTTTCTTTGGGAATACTAAGTAAAACcaaatggtggaaaaaaaaatttcatggCCATTAAGCATACtgaatacatacatacattttttttttcaacagtggAACACTTGTAGtaattttcaaagaacaaaacatgagAATCTAAGTATACaactttctctatttttaaataatttccaacttttctgtctctttcccaACCCATGACAAAAACATAATATAGGGAcgtatttgttttatttagaatgAAGACTGGAGATGGCTGacaaaaaagcttaaaaaaaaaaatctaacaccACCTCAAAAGACAGCAAGTTTGTTACTTAAATGTGACATTTACAGATATGTCATTAGCTCAAACACGAGTTctttataataaaaagtaaatgttaCCTTTTGTATGAACCCCTAATCTATAGGATCCAAATGTAAAAATTTTTCCTCCAACATTTTCTATTACAGACTGTGGAAGATTCTAAATGGAGCAAATAAAATTGGTTATTTTATCTTAACAAGTTATAACGacacacaatttattttaaaacaaaaggaaaaatattgcaCAATTTATGTTCTTTAAGGTGTAGTTACTACTGAAATAATACTCTTAGTATTTACAGAAGAGACAGAGGTATGTTTGCCACTTGGGAACTATTTGTAACATTTCaactacatttcaaacttgGCAATTGTTCCAGCAGTTGTACACTTCAGGTccaactgctttaaaatattacgcatattaaacacattttgcttAATACTCATGCATTTTAGATCGACTTTGAAATTGATGATAGATTCCAAtttagaagaacagaaaaatactatttacaGTATCAATGCTTATTAAATTACTTTCAGACACAAATATACTACGTTCTTTACATAAAAGtttgattttgggagaggtatttattttatacaaaattgTTCAGGTACATCTACTAAAGTTCCTAGATTTATATCTTCAAAAAACTCTTGAATCCACAGTACTGTGGGCGAAGAGAGCGTTACTCTTTTATAACAGGATGCAAAGTTACAATCTAAAGCCCTACATGAATGGTTACACAGCAAAagatataaaacataaaaaactaATTATTTTGCAATGTATATTGGATTAACTTAAGCAGTTTCCAATCTTACACCAGTCAAGATACTCtcaatattttgtttacaaGGATCAACACATATATAGCACGGTCATCCCCACCCACAATCTTGTTCATGTATAAATTCCCATTCCGTAAGAGAAGTGTACAGAAGAAATACAATCCTAAAGATACTCAAAGCaaaatagctggaaaaaataaggcTTTCACACCTAAAAAAAGCCACTTCTATCTTTACATTTTTGCAAGTCTATAATCATTCAAAAGGTGTGTgtagggttgggggggggactAACCTGGCAAAAACactactatcattattagtctACAGAAGTTAATGTTACAGGActgacattaaagaaaaaggccACAGATCATAAAGCTGCAAGAAGTCCATTTTAAGATCTAGCACGGGTTCACAAAGCCAATCAATCTAAGCATACAATTAACATAGTactatacatatgtattttgaCAAAAAGTCAAGCTATATTTCTACCTAGGGAGAAGCAGGAAGAATTGAAAATCAACTATTACAATTACCATGACTTTTTGCAATATTTATCAGTTTCTTTCTGTGACAAGGTTCTACTTTGAAGGGGTGATGCGGCatggaaacaaaagcagctacacaaaggtggtatttttttccaattaaatcaAATTTGATCCCCAAATCTAAGACTCATCCCGTTTAGACAGGGAAcatttttgaaatgtcttcCTACAGCAGTCTTAGTATGAGCAGTTCCATGTAAAATACATCCATACCTTGCTTTCACTGATTTCCCGTATCCATTCCTTTACCAGGTTATTTAGTTTTCCCAAAATTAGAATCCTATTGATAAAACAGCAGAATCACAGATCATGAACTCAGACCAAACCAGTAGTATTTTTTAAGACCCTGATCATCATTACACAGTAAACCAACTACAGTAACACTGCAGATCTAATTACAGATCTTGTTACATACATACACTGAAACAAAGTCACTCTTACAACATTCCCactatttttccccctttaaagatgttcaaataatttaagctcagaaaaaaatgcaagaacacAAGGCCTACACACATTTTAGGCATATGAATTCTACTCACTTTCAACATAAAACCTTAATTCATAAAACACATGCACCTAAAAGAACAGTgagaagctgtagagagcaaaaAGCTCTAGAAAGcttaataaggaaaaaaaagtatagggGCCACTACAACAAAACAGttatgaagcaaaaaaaaaaaaaaaaaaaaaaaaaaaaaaatgcaagccagCCTCCAAAATTTAAAGGTCATTTCAATTCATTGCTGTATTCTGAGGTATTCCTCTTAAGGTGAGAAAAATCAAGCTCAATATTTCACTAGGCttttaagaaagcatttgaaagaacATAAACATGCTTGGGGTTCAGTAGTCAACTACATGAACCTCAAGATAGGAGAAAAACACTGCTAGAGTGAGTGTTTACTCACCTGCGTTGCagttcttcttcctcttcaaatACACCATAAGGTTTTAGGGTTTCGATTAATTTCTGGGTAAGCATGCAGTCAAACTCCTTGGGGGCAGCTAAACTGATAGGTGAGGTAATGCCATAATGCTTCTGTAGTTGCTGTGTTTGTGATCCCTGGGTTGTAACAGGACTAATAAAGGCAATTAGATAAAGTTActgacagaagcaaaacaaaaaaattctaaaattttaaaatttaatttttttcctcatcagagtaACAGACAAGAGACAcactaaggaaataaaaagctaagCCTATTGTCAGCATTTGCATCCCAGATCAATCTGTGTTATTA
Proteins encoded in this region:
- the PAPOLA gene encoding poly(A) polymerase alpha isoform X10; translation: MGVCLDMLPSLFFCTNGRARENTGLSQSPVTTQGSQTQQLQKHYGITSPISLAAPKEFDCMLTQKLIETLKPYGVFEEEEELQRRILILGKLNNLVKEWIREISESKNLPQSVIENVGGKIFTFGSYRLGVHTKGADIDALCVAPRHVERSDFFTSFYEKLKQQEEVKDLRAVEEAFVPVIKLCFDGIEIDILFARLALQTIPEDLDLRDDSLLKNLDIRCIRSLNGCRVTDEILHLVPNIDNFRLTLRAIKLWAKRHNIYSNILGFLGGVSWAMLVARTCQLYPNAIASTLVHKFFLVFSKW